The genomic interval GCTGAACAGTGTCAAGTTGTTGTGGCTGAACACTGTCAAGGTGTTGTGGCTGGACAAAATCAAGGTGTTGTGACTGGAAACTGTCAATTTGTTTTGACTGGATACTGTCAAGGTGTTGTGACTAGACACTGTCAAACTCTTGTGATTGGACACTGTAAAACTGTTGAGGCTGGACACTGTCAAAGTGTTGTGGCTGGACACTGTCAAGGTATTGTGGCTGGACACTGTCAAGGTTTTGTGGCTGAACACTGTTAAAGAGTTGTGGCTAGACACTGTCAAGGTGTTGTGACTGGACACTGTCAAACTGTTGTGGCTAAACACTGTCAAGGTGTTGTAGATGGACACTGTCAAGGTGTTGTGGCTGGACACTGTCAAGGTGTTGTGGATGGAGACTGTCAAGGTGTTGGGACTGGACAATGTCATGGTGTTGTGGCCGGACACTGTCAAGGTGTTGTGACTGAACACTGTCAAGGTGTTGTGACTGGACACTGTCAAGGAGTTGTGGCTGAACACTGTCAAGGTGTTGTGGCTTGACACTGTCAAGATGTTGTGACTGGACATTGTCAAGGTGTTGTGACTGGACACAGTCAAGGTGTTGTGGCTGGACAATGTCATGGTGTTATGGCCCGTCACTGTAAAGCTATTGTGGCTGGACATTGTCAAGGTGTTATGGCTGGACATTGCAAAACTGTTGTGGCTAGACACTGTCAAGGTGTTGTGGCTGGACACTGTCAAACTGTTGTGGCCCGACACTGTCAAGGTGTTGTGCCTGGACACTGTCAAACTGTTGTGCCTGGACACTGTCAAACTGTTGTGACTGGACACTGTTAAGGTGTTGTGACTGAACACTGTCAAACTGGTGTGGCTGAACTCTGTCAAGGTGTTGTGACTGGACACTTTTAAACTGTTGTGGCTGGACACTGTCAAGGTGTGGGTAGAGACTGTGGTTGACACTGTCAAGGTGTTGTGGCGAAACACTGTCAAGGTGTTGTGACTGGACACTGTTAAGGTGTTGTGACTGAACACTGTCAAACTGTTGTGGCTGAACACTGTCAAGGTGTTGTTGATGGAGACTGTCAAGGTGTTGTGGCTGGACACTTTCAAA from Liolophura sinensis isolate JHLJ2023 chromosome 3, CUHK_Ljap_v2, whole genome shotgun sequence carries:
- the LOC135463313 gene encoding serine-rich adhesin for platelets-like — its product is MSSHNTLTVSSHNSLTVSSHNSLKVSSHNTLTVSINNTLTVFSHNSLTVFSHNTLTVSSHNTLTVFRHNTLTVSTTVSTHTLTVSSHNSLKVSSHNTLTEFSHTSLTVFSHNTLTVSSHNSLTVSRHNSLTVSRHNTLTVSGHNSLTVSSHNTLTVSSHNSFAMSSHNTLTMSSHNSFTVTGHNTMTLSSHNTLTVSSHNTLTMSSHNILTVSSHNTLTVFSHNSLTVSSHNTLTVFSHNTLTVSGHNTMTLSSPNTLTVSIHNTLTVSSHNTLTVSIYNTLTVFSHNSLTVSSHNTLTVSSHNSLTVFSHKTLTVSSHNTLTVSSHNTLTVSSLNSFTVSNHKSLTVSSHNTLTVSSQNKLTVSSHNTLILSSHNTLTVFSHNNLTLFSHNTLTVSSHNTLTVSSHNTLTVFCHNTVTVFNHNTLTVSSHNTLTVSSHNTLTVSSQNSLTVSSHNSFTMSSHNTLTMSSHNTLTMSSHSTLTVSGHITLTVSSHITLTVSSHNSLKVSNHNTLTVSSHNTLTVSSHNSLTVFSHNNLTVFNHNTLTVSSHNTLTVFSHKHLDIVQPQEFKSVQP